The DNA region AATGCTATGAGGCATGGATGTCGTTAACTTCAACAAATGAGCAATTGGAGAAAGTCCAGATGGAACTTGACAAAGTGGCATTTAGGTCACTCACTACTGGTATGTGTTTTGAAGGGCTTTTTTCCATCAACAGTTTGTAGATTATATAGTCGTTATAAAACTTAATTTCATCTCGTTTAATGAGATTATTTGACACAAATGTATAGGAACTTAAACAACTTATCATTTCATTTGCTATCGTAGCTTATGGTTTTATAAAGACTATATCCCAATGTAATGCAGTCAGATGTGCCTATATCCCAGTGCCATCATGACATCACCTTATTCAATTTCAAATGAATTTGATCCTAGGTTAAAACATTCCTAATTTTATTGTCAATTTCCTTTGCAGATCAAACTTTGGAGAAACAAGCTGAGAGCCTGAGGAGTATTTCCAACAGGTATGAGCTTGATAAGAAGAAATGGAAAGAAGAAATTAGCAGTTTACAGGAAAAAGTAAAGGTAAACGACAGAATGATGTCTAGTTAATATCATTTGTCGTAATTTCTCTCAGAATTACATTTTAAGAATATCTGCTTTTTTATTGTTTTGCAGTTGATGAAGAGTGATTGTTGTCAACTTTCCCTTGAAGCGCACGCATGTGTTGATTCTATCCCTGAATTAAATAAGATGGTTTTTGCAGTTCAGGAATTGGGTATGATTCAGTGAAATTATTCAATCTTCATTTTGTTTCATTAAGACTGAAGAGTTGCACTTAATTTTGGGGTTTAAAATCATATAAATCATCTTAAAGGTACTAAAAATTCCTTTTTGCAGTTAAGCAGTGTGAAGATCTTAAGGTAAAGTACAATGAAGAGATGGCACAGCGAAAGAAGCTCTTCAACGAAGTTCAGGAGGCTAAAGGTATGTTCTCATGATTACTTATTCTACATAGTATAAGTGGATGTTTTTCCTATCTGAAGAGCAGTATTTTAAAAGTCAAAGGCACTAAATGTTAATGCGCGTTTCTTTTGTGATTACTAGGGAGCATTAGGGTTTTCTGCCGGTGTCGTCCATTGAACAAGGTTGAAATGTCAGCTGGATGCACAACAGTTGTGGATTTCGATGCAGCAAAGGATGGATCCCTTGGAATTTTGACAAGTGGATCGAACAAGAAATCATTTAGATTTGACAGAGTTTATACACCAAAAGATGATCAAGGTATGTATAAAGTCAAATACACATTAACAGTTTGCTTGACCACCATTGATTTCTTATTTAGCACGAGATTcgtaatattaaatattagcGCGATTGGGAGTATTATAAACAACTGTGTTTGCTTTGTTTTAACAGTTGATGTTTTTGCTGATGCATCATCAATGGTAATCTCTGTGCTGGATGGCTACAATGTTTGCATCTTTGCTTATGGGCAAACAGGAACAGGAAAGACATTCACAATGGAAGGAACAGAGCAGAATAGGGGAGTTAATTACAGGACTCTTGAGCACTTGTTTAAAATTAGTAAGGAAAGGAGTGAAACATTTTCGTACAACATTTCTGTTAGTGTGCTTGAGGTTTATAATGAACAGATCAGAGACCTATTAGCTACGGGGCAATCGTCAAAAAGGTAATTTTTGTTATGCTAGACATTCATGAGCTAATGTGGAATGGTATAGCTTTTCCAGCATACTAGAATGTATAATAGCACTAGTATGAACAGGAAACTGAAGCAGCTGGAATGATTTGAAAATGTTATCAGGTTGGAGATAAAACAAGACTCTGAAGGATTTCATCATGTTCCTGGTGTTGTAGAAGCCAAGGTTGATAACATAAATGACGTGTGGAATGTACTGCAGACTGGAAGTAATGCTAGAGCAGTTGGAAGTAATAATGTTAATGAGCATAGCAGTCGATCTCATTGGTACGAAGCTCTTTAAATTTTTATCCCTCTTTCATGACTGCAAGAAACTTTTCTTGTCTAGGACCTTGACATCAATGAGATTTTATCTTTCTAATAATTACTTGTTTCTTTTTCAGCATGCTCTGTATAATGGTAAGGGCTAAAAATTTGCTGAATGGCGAGTGTACCAAAAGCAAGCTTTGGCTTGTGGATTTGGCAGGTAGTGAGAGACTTGCAAAGACTGAAGTGCAAGGGGAGCGGCTGAAGGAAGCACAAAATATCAATCGATCTCTTTCCGCCCTTGGGGACGTTATCTCCGCTTTAGCAGCCAAAAGTAATCACATTCCATATAGGTATATCCACCCTTCCCTTTTCCCCATGGCATCttaatatacatataagtttCAATGATACTATTTCCTTTTGGGGGGTTTCAGGAACTCTAAATTGACACATTTACTTCAGGACTCGCTAGGTATGCCTAGTTAGTTCAGCTTTCTTTATATTTCTTGTGCATTTCTAGGAGTTAGATCCGGTTTCTGCAGGTTATTGGTAACATTCGCTGCATGTTTTTATAACATATTGCAGGAGGTGACTCTAAAACTTTGATGTTTGTACAAATAAGCCCATCTGACCAGGATTTGGGTGAGACTATGAGCTCACTTAATTTTGCAACTAGAGTGAGAGGCGTTGAGTTAGGACCTATTAAGAAGCAAATTGATACAGGTGAACTTCAAAAGATGAAAACAATGGTATGCTTATTGGAACACataacttttctttttctattttaccgTGCTCTATAAATAGCTAATTTTTCATCCTTTTTACTCTCTGGCGTAGCTTGAAAAGGCACGAAGTGAGTGCAGAATTAAAGACGAATCTATGCGGAAACTAGAAGAAAGCTTGCAAGGCATGGAGAGTAAGGCCAAAAGCAAGGATCATACTCACAGAAATCTACAAGAAAAGATTAAAGAGCTTGAAGGCCAGATTGAGTTGAAAACAGGCGTGCAAAACCAGTCAGAGAAACAAATTTCTCAATTATCTGATAAACTGAAGGGAAAAGAAGAAACCTGCTGTACTCTCCAACATAAGGTTGCTTTCTATTCAAGAATGCTGTTTGATTTTGTGGCTCATCTACTCATAGTTATCTTGGGTCATTCGACACTCATGTTTAACTCTTGCTTCTGCTGAAGGTCAAAGAGCTAGAGAAAAAACTGAAAGAACAACTGCAGTCAGAGGCAGCAAGTTTTCAACAGAAGGTTTGTCTGTTACCTTCAGAAAACTGATTCCTCCCCTCTTCTCTAGTCCTTTTTTTCCTCCAATCTTCTTCATACATgcattaaagaaaaaataacccTTCTTTGTATCACTATTAAACTAGCATGTTCAAGAGAAAAGTTAAGTCAATTCTTCCTACATTAAGCAGGTTTGGGATCTAGAAAAGAAGCTGAGGGATCAGGTGCAAGGGTCTGAGTCTGAGTCTGCCATTCTGAAAGAAAAGGTTTGCAATGGCTAATGTTGGTCGTATAATACAATATTGT from Lotus japonicus ecotype B-129 chromosome 2, LjGifu_v1.2 includes:
- the LOC130740101 gene encoding kinesin-like protein KIN-14R; translated protein: MDLPQSNDFPKDPQTLISENKDSLMEDADESLFESMVCDPSSRLIPTGFTRSENAEEEYVVFVNAGGDAAFNEAAGGIKFLGDTYFDGGNIMRTNEQIVEGGDCPFMYQSARYGSFSYRFDNLPPGDYVVDLHFVEIINTNGPKGMRVFNVYIQEEKVLSELDIYAVVGANKPLQLIDSRVSVKDDGIILVRFESVNGSPVVSGICIRKAAKASVPSVTSDYIKCNYCAGQIEIPSSQMKVMQTKSTAKYENKIRELSMQCELKTKECYEAWMSLTSTNEQLEKVQMELDKVAFRSLTTDQTLEKQAESLRSISNRYELDKKKWKEEISSLQEKVKLMKSDCCQLSLEAHACVDSIPELNKMVFAVQELVKQCEDLKVKYNEEMAQRKKLFNEVQEAKGSIRVFCRCRPLNKVEMSAGCTTVVDFDAAKDGSLGILTSGSNKKSFRFDRVYTPKDDQVDVFADASSMVISVLDGYNVCIFAYGQTGTGKTFTMEGTEQNRGVNYRTLEHLFKISKERSETFSYNISVSVLEVYNEQIRDLLATGQSSKRLEIKQDSEGFHHVPGVVEAKVDNINDVWNVLQTGSNARAVGSNNVNEHSSRSHCMLCIMVRAKNLLNGECTKSKLWLVDLAGSERLAKTEVQGERLKEAQNINRSLSALGDVISALAAKSNHIPYRNSKLTHLLQDSLGGDSKTLMFVQISPSDQDLGETMSSLNFATRVRGVELGPIKKQIDTGELQKMKTMLEKARSECRIKDESMRKLEESLQGMESKAKSKDHTHRNLQEKIKELEGQIELKTGVQNQSEKQISQLSDKLKGKEETCCTLQHKVKELEKKLKEQLQSEAASFQQKVWDLEKKLRDQVQGSESESAILKEKIKELERKLKEQEQTSETLLQQQRKELEDRYREREQQWQQTHSVDAVKATPNVAKSCTNDDPSETEPRILRSANSAIRQMSQGSTLFKGNDSTHQIRSKREFRSNEIENNCPMPSSLYDRKITRKSDPPKIVRVGRPATKPVIATQAPLSHKRASTSRDQVQGIKERDTKKKIWSR